Below is a window of Arabidopsis thaliana chromosome 2, partial sequence DNA.
GGTTTGGCACAGTAAATCAAAGATAAACCGTGAAACTCAAATTTATGGGGACCTAGGATTCGAACTTTCGATTTAGGGAGAAATTGGACTTTAACTTCCATTTTGTGGAGACTGAGATAGAGGTTCGAATTCTGTGTAGTTATGGTGTTATATGAAACTTTGTAGGGAGACACAAGTCGTTTacccaaataaaaacaattaaaaattacacaaaaatattacGAGGATACGCATACCCGTTAATGTCTTCTAATAAAATCAGCAAAACAAACTCTATGTTCAATGCAAAGCCTCCTCGCAAATTCCCGTCCCCATCTCGTAGCACTCCTCCCGCCGATGCAAGTCATGGATTACCCTTAGAAACACTGTCCGTATTAAGTTTAGTCCAGCCCACATAAGGTGGAGACCGTGCAATCAACCTTGTTACCCACGCAGGTTTGATCACCCTTCCCATCATTACGAAGCTCCATTATGTGGTAACCTACATCTTTAAGGATATTCATGAAACTCTTCGATTGAGGAATAACGGCATTATGACCCGTCTTCAAAGAGCAGTGGTTACCGaaactttctctttcattCTCTCCAACCACATCCGACTATAGTTCCGTAGTCACCCTTCTCCTTGTTGATGAGCAAATTCAAGTAGCTCTTCTCGTGCCAGCGAGTATCTCGGCCATGGAACCTCATCAACGTCACTTAATCTATTGACTATGACTATTGTATCGTCTACCGCTTTACCCGTGGATGATGTGTCGACAAACCGTGTTATCACTTGTGCCAATTAGCTTCTTAGAGTTGGCTTCCAAGCTTTCATGGATCCTTTCTCGATTTCTTCTAGCTATCCTTTTGTAGCTTTTGCTTGTCCCTTGTTCTTATGTTGTTTCTGCCTTGTTCCTAGCCTTATAACCCTTGCATTTGTGGTAGTTCTGGTTCTTCTTATATTATGATGAATGAAACAAGTATTTTGACCCAGaaattttctttcataaacCGTTTTTATTAATATGAATTATATTTGGTTAtcctaaattatttttggttatattaaaattaacgcgacttgattatatatttgtatgttatatttaaatatggTTATATTAAGTATGTTAAACATGAAACTTGATgagtatatattaatatcaCCCATAAATTTGCAATTTGTACCCCAAGGTGGTGCATATATCAAATACTTTTGATTATCTTTAAACTGCACAAACTTTTTCGATTTCCAGACTAATACACCAATTAATAGGCTATTATATGCCTCAAACCGACCATTTTCATGGTGCCTCCAACGTTCACATTTGGATAAATCggaaagaaatagaaaaccaGACCATAAATTTTagtcaaaccaaaaattagaaaattggCAATTGATAccagacaaaaaaagatatgttACCTCTGTGTCTAACGCTATATTCTCTCCTTTGTTATTTATCTACTTGGATTGTAAATTTGGCTCCTAGTTCTATATATGAAGGAACATATCCAAGGTATGTGTTATTTGTTAACTTAATCATTCACTAGTTGTTTCGTATCCAAAACAAGAGTTGTTGAAATCTTCAGACACACTAACTATTCGGCTCCGGGTTCTATCAAGATCCAAAGTATGTGGTATAAACTCTGTCATTCCACACTAATTATTTAATGCTATAAATAGCTTTGATCTTCtccatatttctttatttaaagaTTTGGCTTTTTTACCTTTGCTTTCACTTCTATTCATTGTCTTCCTCTGTTCCATTGGTAACTTCCTTGTTCTTTCATCTAAGTGTTCTTTTATCATAGTTCTTTTACTGACACTTTATACTTATCTAGTGCTCTCATTTCCTTACGCAGCTCCAAATTCAAACACAAGTGATTTTGTCTTAGACTGTCTCATGCGATAAGGTAACACtactatatattttggtgTATTTCATAGATTGCcataagattatatattttaggaTTAAAAGCTTAACAATATTTGATAGAAGTACGTGGGAATTAGAATTTCAATATCCTTACGTAGATTCGTTTAAAGAATAACTAATTCTAGGCTTTTGCATggtgtatttttatttttagtgtgTTTGACTGTTTGTTATTTTGTAAATCAATTATAATAACCAACTTTGGATTCAGTGTTGGAGCTAGTTATCTTCGAtgcataattttgttttaaactttctcttaaatttttcaaagtttttaattttcttttcaattacCGAAGCACAAGTtgtaaaaaaagtttatatttttttttctgaatataatttaactttatattaaaaaaaaaaatgattataattaacttttcgccatcatgattttttttcgcagggtttatttcttttgaactCTTTGCTCTTAAACcggtggaaaaaaaaatataaagaaatggGTTTGCCTTCGTCTCTAGAGTCATACCTTCTTTTGATCCTCCTCTCTTTTCTCAATGTCTCCACGATATACTCATCGAAGccatcaaaagaagaagccgTGCTTTTTGGCGGGAACTTTCCGGCTTTTTATGTTATTGGAGATTCACTGGTTGATCCAGGAAACAATAACCATCTTCCGACGATGATTAGAGCGAATTATCCACCTTATGGTTCTGACTTTGAAGGAGGCAAAGCTACCGGACGTTTTAGTAATGGCAAAACAATTGCTGATTACATTGGTAAGAGTAACGTTTTGTATTTCTAATTGTTCTTTAAGGAGGGACATATGGTCTAGGCCGTGTGATTTTATATCCATAATTTAAAACTATTGAAAGTCTAAACTATTGATTAGTTTTAAACGTTGtcatgtatgtttttttttatttcagcTATTTATTATAAGCTTCCTTTGGTTCCTGCTTATTTGGGATTATCTGATGACCGGAAGGACACTATCTCAACTGGTATGAACTATGCTTCTGCTGGCTGTGGGATTCGTCGTCTCACAGGAAAGATAGCGGTAAGTTTCACTAGCTATtctaaaaaatagaaacaaataagaagaagatctttATTTGATACTTTTTATGAACAGGGAAAATGTCTATCGTTGAGCAAACAAGTCGATTTGTTCGAGGAAACCATTGAAAAGCATTTGAAGACGAATTTCAAAACGCCATATGAGTTGAGAGAACACTTGGCTCACTCGTTGTTCATGACCGTGATTGGGGTTAACGACTATGCATTCTTCTATACTAGGTTAACCGATGCGAATGATTTCGCAGACGAACTTCTTCAtaagttcttgaaaaaaatagaggTAAAAGGGTATTCACAAATTATTTACTTACGTGTAATAATGTTAATCAAGATACATCCTACTAAAgactttgattttttgttgtagaAATTGCATAAGTTAGGAGCAAGAAAgttcttcatcaacaacattaaaCCATTAGGTTGTTACCCAAATATAGTAGCTAAGACGGTACCACGAGGAAGCCGACGAACGTATAAACCTTGCTATAAGCATTTACAACGAAAAGCTTAGAAGAAGCCTGCCtgttatgaagaaaaaattaaacaacacTTCTTTTTTATACTCTGATTACTTCAAGTTCATGTTGGGACTAAGAGGACCTTCGACCAATCGATATAGTTCGAATCTATTGAACACGACAGGCCCGTGTTGTCCTTTAGATTATGATGGAAGTTTAACTTCAAGTTGCAAGCGCAGGTCAAAAACGTGTAAAGCACCAGATTCTActcatattttctttgatcCGCGTCATCCGACTCAGTTGGCGAATTTCATGTACTCCATTGCGTGTTTCGACGAGAGAACTATTTGCCATGTCGTGTGATTTAAATTTAACACCAATTTAGttgttgtttatttctttccGCATGACTTCTTTTGAACACTTTTCTACCAAGTCTTGCCgttttttgaatattgaatTCAACGTGATTGCTTTTTGAATATCAATGTTCTATAAATAGGTCACTCAAGCAGTCGAAACTCAAAACTCTatagtgagaaaaaaaaaaaactcggtTACGCGAATTTAAGTGGAGAGGCTTATTTGGCTGGATCCTATTCACTTTCGCatacatttcttaaaaatacaattattatgaaaaaataaagctttaaattatttcttgttttaccaaaaacagTTATTTTAcctatttcttgtttttatattactcaaacagtttttttttcttcttcttaatttaagaataataattcGTTTCAAAAAAGAGAAGTCATAGATCATATCAATGTTAAAGAGAGCGCTAGGCGATAAGCGGCAATGACCCAATGCCTAGCGCCTAAAACGCTTAATCGGGGCCTAAGCGATTTTAGGCGGTTAGTGcgtttataatataaatactataaatatgattttatacataaatattatagaaaatatctataaaaatagtaaatatgttaaatcataaaaacaaattagacaaaatatatattcatttaacTATATCAAACATTAATTATATgaacatttataattatttatataaatataaacttagttaaaaactagaaaaatacACTAAACAAGGTATAGTATATACAATTTTAAGCAGGTTAGACGGTTGTCCAGGCGTCGCATGAATGCCTAGCGCCTAGTCGGGGCCTAAAGGCCCGCGTAAACCCTTTTTTCAAACACTGAATCATatacataacatatatatatattaaagaaagcttcaaaggttcaaaattttggtttacaTGTAAACCATTAAACAAGCCGTTACAACGTaaacaaaacttcaaaagcaTATTAATTAAACACACCATATAACAAACATATTTCACTTAATATTATAAGGTTATATATCTATAGAGATATTCATATGTAGAAGCTGGCAtgcttattattattttatattagttgTTCTTGGGAGGATGATGCTTAGCTCTCCAATAATCAGCAGTGTAAGCTACAagtccatcttcttcaacacttTTGCTTGagtttctctctgtctctctatttcctctcttcatcttcgtttcagcttcttctttttcgcCACTTGCCATCATCAGTTTTCGTCCTCGTATCATCTTTTTCATCACATCACCATATTTAATCGCCTGCTTTAACAATTACCAACGGTTTTGGCGAATAACTTGTTTGcttatatgaataaaaaacatcacaaaaatTTCCTTTGGTAACTCGAGATATAGTAAACATTTAAGAGTTCAGGAATTGAATATACGTGATTgataaaatcataagaaaaacatgaaattttgACGTGAAACTATTTACAATTATGTTGTTTCTCAAGTTACCGATTTTCAACAGAgatttgtattatatatatataccttagCAGTTGAAACGAAGTCACGGCTTGACTGTTGATTCCCATCTTCTAAAACCATAGAACAAACAATTAGGTTATTATTTATCTACACTTGAGTAGTGATTCTAGTAAGACAATAATTGTCATGCATGCATGTGTATGTATAATTATGCATGCaactaaaagtaaaataaaagttagaGACTATATAGGCTTTATGATTTTGCTCTTTTAGATGCAAAAGAAGATACTGTGAGGAGAGAGAAACACACAAACCATGAAGTGAATAGCGAAAGGagaaacataaaagaagaatgatCAACACACATAGAATCTTTGACAAAGTAGTCATGACTCTTTTATATTCTCCTTCAAAACTTGATATcttcctttatttttctgataatattttcttacaatttaaGCAGGAGGTAGAATTATTAAAAGCAAGAGATGCGTCTATATATAGGAGATTAGTGGCCATATGTTTTAAGTTCGTGTATCTATAATTAGTCTTTGACCATGTGTCTCTGTTAACGTGTAATGTATGAATTCTTACGATGAAAAGTTGTACTTGTAAATATTTACGATTCCTGCCATAACGTCCATATTCAAATAACtcgaaatatatttatattgtgaCATACACATGTATATCTTAtatctatatgttttttttaataaatctcATCGACTGATCCGGTATAAAAACGCATTAAAGTGTTTCAGAGTAAATTTTTTTCCGAAAGGTCACCACATTGTCTATTTCGAGTTTGAAATGTTTTCTGACTAGTATCAGGGGTAGCCAGATTAGATATTACCTACTACAATGTAAACTTTTTGGCCCAAATCCAGATTtctcacatatatataacttttgtttttaagatgaATTTGAACTTGAGTTAGTTTCTTCAAAGCTTTCCCCAATTTTTCCTTACCACTAGCCCACAACTGTTTCTTATATGGTATAtcgtgtttttattttttcagtttGTACTTTCGTCAAGCCTAAAGtcgtaaaatataaatgaagtTGTGATTTGTGAATACTTTCTAACAAGTAGGGAAATGTATTAAAAGTGGaattttaagagatttgtGTAGAATCTATTTATGGACCTTTAGcaaaaaacaaccaaacaaTGATCTGTTTATGGGTTCGAAATGGTAATAGTAGAATGAGTATAGCTCACAACGAGAATAAACGTAGATAGTCCAGTCCGAAcctaatataaacaaaatttgagtaGTGAATATGATGCGAATATAACTATTAGATTTTCACTAATTTTATAACCTTTGGAATAGTCGAACTTTTATTGATTAAACTTGTATCAGTATACaaagttaaaattatattttttaaagttgtaTTTCTACTGCTCTATACACCATATGTATTgttcaaataatttataaggTAATAAATGTTAAGACCTAGGAGATCAAAAGACTCAAACTATGTCAACAACAATTCTTTTCTTCccatgattttttaaaaagttatattcAAGTATTCTCGCAAATTGATAAAACAAAGGGAGACTAGTCTGCATAGATGCTCGAGTTTGCACatgtttctctattttgtgGAAAGTAATTTGTTAATCTCAATGCCCTAATttctatttatgttttgttaaactACTAGATATCTCATAATCCTTCGTTTTTCACAAAGAGTCCTCGGTACTAAAAAAATGAACTTTATATTGTACGGAcaacatagaagaagaataagctGAAATTAGTtacctttttttctctgaCAAAATGAACTTTATAAACAATACATAATTCATCTCTCTTAAATTTCCAAAATCTAAGAGATCCGTTTTATTCTAAActttgatttataatttaagagatttaaagtttgatcaatttttttttgttgcgtctaaaaatctctaaacatCGAAGGATGGAGACTGAATTGTGGTCCGTTAAAAATTGGTATTtgtaaacaagaaaacaacattACGTAAATTGTAATTCATAAATTTGCGTGCTTTGTGCTTGTCTACCTCCACACCGGCTTACGATGAACCACActctttttaatattcaagACTTCTATATAATCATTATATcgtatattcatatatatatatatatatatattatataaataaatattcttttctgttttctgtgTTACTAACTTTtattatatagagagagatattcAATTATACCCAATACAAGCCTatataattatcaaaattaaGTGGTTTTTTATTTACCAATTTGAATTCTCTAGATATCTTACATACGAGGATGTGCTTTTAGTCAAATGGACTTAACCATTTGATTCCGCCTTCTCCACCGGAATTCGATTTCACTAAGTTGCGTTATCCCGCAATCCCGCATAGTAGGGATTGAGTATTGATCGGGTCTTGTCGATACaaagatgtaaaaaaaaaaattttacatagtcttttttttctgttcttattcttttttttgggggtaAATATCTGTTATTGAACATTATAATTCAAACActtccaaaactttttttaccTTGTTCTGATATTGATGCAGCGTATCTTGAAGACAAATGCTCCTCCGGTATTCATCACGTCCGAGGAGATTGTTTATTGCTTTACTTTTGGGTTTAGTTTCATATGGACTTAATTAATGTATATTTGGGCtttgaatatttgatattaGTTTGCTTATTCTTTAGGCTAGGGTTtccattctttttctcttattttaaGAGATGTAATTCATTATTgtaattagtttttgattaTTGAATAAACGAGTTTTAAGAGAGCTTGTCTAAAGCCTAGAGAGGAGGACTCTCAACCCTAAAAGCTTGTGTTCAAGCCCTGCAAGGAGGATTTGCAAAACCTCATCGATATCGTTATCGATCTCGACCTTATCTCTattgcttcttcatcaagtTTCGGCGTTCTAAACAAAATCCGTTCGTTAATCCGAGTTCTCATagagattttgtgttttcgtCCGTTATTTAGCTTCCGCTCTCCATCAGATATTACTTTTGTTCAGTAGACCATTCATAAATACCTGCCTTGGATCCAAAAATAGGACAAATAAACATCATTTGcatcattttattattcttaaaagaaattgcaaatttttgaccaaattgcaaatattttgtttttaggttATACCCAATACCCACATACTGTATTATAGTcgtaataaaaaaaggaaaagttgCAAAATAAGTAGAGGACAGTGAGAAGTTGgtaactatatatgttttggttaatttaGTTATGGGTATGGAGTCTATAACGTATGGTTTCGATATTTCCAATAATTAGCAATCGTGTATCTTCGTTAGCATCAACATTgttgtattttatttagtgCACACCTTCTCATAATTtctaaatcaataaaattttaatatcattttatcTTGGTATATGTCACTATGTATGTGGTTATTTTTATGCttccatgtttttattttttttgccatgGAACCATTAGCTTAGGTTGAAAATCATCGATTGTAAAcctatcatgttttcatttttatgaaatattagGTGATCATCCGCGCTACACCACGGTTTTTTCGGatgtttttgtattgtttaatttaaatataatttttatttatcttatcaTTTACTCATGCAATAAGCAATTAcatttagtattaaaatatttttttctaaccacattctcaacaatgcatcatacacataatttCTAAACAATGTTTatcttaaaccaatttaacaGAGGGTAGTGTTGGATTCTATAAACCTAAGAATTTAATGATGGAGCTCCTTACATATTCTTCACCCTCagttatttattatataaatatcaatttaagagaatataaacatcaatttaagagaatataaacatcaatttaagagaataactTAGTTAAATTATTAAGTAATATACTCatactttgagtttggattacCATAAAAATCTTCGAGTatgagaaaactattaaaatgattttattaaaaaatcatgtgatattaaaataaatttagtaaaagtacaattaaatatgtataataaaataatatgtaaaattaaatataaatatatcattaaactatagatttgaaattgaagagattacattaattatttaataaacacATGTCaaatgctaaagtgatgatgtgtctATCATATGAagagagttggccaactttcatatatataatttacgaaaaaaaaaaaaaaaaacaaatattcaagATCTCTTTCTTGATATGGGCCAATTTGATACGAAACATTTTCCAGCCATAACCTTTCGTTTTACTTTATACGGGCTATAGGCCCATTATGGGTTAACGTGTAGGCCCAATAAGGTGttttttcaatttggtttgcatttggtgtgtgtgtgtgtgtcagCTACAATTTCTCAAGGAGAGGCGCGTGTAAATCAAACGGATAATCCTACGGTTTTGATGAAATGGCTTCTCGTAGACCTCACAATCTCTAAacatctcttctctttataCGCTCTTCTTCTAGAAACCTCTCTTACCTCACTCTCCTTAAACCTTTAATAGGGTTTTTAGGTTACTCTTTGTTCAACTACTacaaactcttttctctttagagattgagagattgtaaaaaaatctcaaatcttttCCTTCACAACTTTCAAATCTAATGGCTCCTGCTTTGAGTAGAAGTCTCTACACATCTCCTTTGACTTCAGTTCCAATCACTCCTGTCTCTTCTCGTCTCTCTCATCTGAGAAGCTCGTTTCTCCCACACGGCGGCGCTTTAAGAACCGGCGTTTCGTGTAGCTGGAATCTCGAAAAGAGATGTAACCGATTCGCCGTGAAGTGTGACGCCGCCGTGGCGGAGAAAGAGACCACTGAAGAAGGGTCAGGTGAGAAGTTTGAGTACCAAGCTGAGGTGGGTTCTCTTTCATATCTcctaaagtttcaatcttgTTTTCTGGGTATCTCTCAACTTGATGGGGATATAAAGTTTTaagatttgattgttgaaaTCTTATCACAGGTTAGTAGATTGTTGGATTTGATTGTTCATAGCTTATACAGTCACAAGGAGG
It encodes the following:
- the RGF3 gene encoding root meristem growth factor yields the protein MVLEDGNQQSSRDFVSTAKAIKYGDVMKKMIRGRKLMMASGEKEEAETKMKRGNRETERNSSKSVEEDGLVAYTADYWRAKHHPPKNN
- a CDS encoding GDSL-like Lipase/Acylhydrolase superfamily protein (GDSL-like Lipase/Acylhydrolase superfamily protein; FUNCTIONS IN: lipase activity, hydrolase activity, acting on ester bonds, carboxylesterase activity; INVOLVED IN: N-terminal protein myristoylation, lipid metabolic process; LOCATED IN: endomembrane system; EXPRESSED IN: petal, leaf whorl, flower; EXPRESSED DURING: 4 anthesis, petal differentiation and expansion stage; CONTAINS InterPro DOMAIN/s: Lipase, GDSL (InterPro:IPR001087); BEST Arabidopsis thaliana protein match is: GDSL-like Lipase/Acylhydrolase superfamily protein (TAIR:AT2G03980.1); Has 2770 Blast hits to 2748 proteins in 64 species: Archae - 0; Bacteria - 13; Metazoa - 0; Fungi - 2; Plants - 2755; Viruses - 0; Other Eukaryotes - 0 (source: NCBI BLink).); translation: MGLPSSLESYLLLILLSFLNVSTIYSSKPSKEEAVLFGGNFPAFYVIGDSLVDPGNNNHLPTMIRANYPPYGSDFEGGKATGRFSNGKTIADYIAIYYKLPLVPAYLGLSDDRKDTISTGMNYASAGCGIRRLTGKIAGKCLSLSKQVDLFEETIEKHLKTNFKTPYELREHLAHSLFMTVIGVNDYAFFYTRLTDANDFADELLHKFLKKIEKLHKLGARKFFINNIKPLGCYPNIVAKTVPRGSRRTYKPCYKHLQRKA
- a CDS encoding GDSL-like Lipase/Acylhydrolase superfamily protein, with protein sequence MGLPSSLESYLLLILLSFLNVSTIYSSKPSKEEAVLFGGNFPAFYVIGDSLVDPGNNNHLPTMIRANYPPYGSDFEGGKATGRFSNGKTIADYIAIYYKLPLVPAYLGLSDDRKDTISTGMNYASAGCGIRRLTGKIAGKCLSLSKQVDLFEETIEKHLKTNFKTPYELREHLAHSLFMTVIGVNDYAFFYTRLTDANDFADELLHKFLKKIEKLHKLGARKFFINNIKPLGCYPNIVAKTFMLGLRGPSTNRYSSNLLNTTGPCCPLDYDGSLTSSCKRRSKTCKAPDSTHIFFDPRHPTQLANFMYSIACFDERTICHVV
- the RGF3 gene encoding root meristem growth factor (root meristem growth factor 3 (RGF3); FUNCTIONS IN: molecular_function unknown; INVOLVED IN: regulation of root meristem growth, positive regulation of gene expression; LOCATED IN: endomembrane system; EXPRESSED IN: stem, root, carpel; EXPRESSED DURING: 4 anthesis; BEST Arabidopsis thaliana protein match is: unknown protein (TAIR:AT1G13620.1); Has 35333 Blast hits to 34131 proteins in 2444 species: Archae - 798; Bacteria - 22429; Metazoa - 974; Fungi - 991; Plants - 531; Viruses - 0; Other Eukaryotes - 9610 (source: NCBI BLink).); translated protein: MTTLSKILCVLIILLLCFSFRYSLHEDGNQQSSRDFVSTAKAIKYGDVMKKMIRGRKLMMASGEKEEAETKMKRGNRETERNSSKSVEEDGLVAYTADYWRAKHHPPKNN